Within the Solwaraspora sp. WMMA2056 genome, the region TGGTCGCCGCCGGCGCACTGCTCGGTGCCGGCGCGCACTTCGCCAACGTGCTGCCGGACCTGGCCGACGACGCCCGCACCGGGGTGCACGGCCTGCCGCACCGCCTCGGGGCCACCGGGTCCGGGCTGGCCGCCGCCGGGCTGCTCGCCGCCGCCACCGTCACCCTGGTCGCCGGCCCGCCCGGGCCGCCGTCGTGGGCCGGGCTCGCGGCGGTCGCCGGCACCGTCCTCATCCTCGCCACCGGGTGGTACGTGGCCCGCCGTGCCGCCACCGACGGCACCCGGCCGAACGCCGTCTTCCGGGCCGTCATGCTGGTCGCCGTGATCGACGTGGTCCTGCTGGTCGCCAGCGGCCCGGTGGCCTGAGCGGGTACGCCACCCGCGCCGGGTGCCAGGTCAGGTGATTGTCGGGTCCGTGGCGGACGGCCGATCAACGCCAACTACCCTGGAGCCGGTCTGCGCGGGGTGTCGCCCCGCGCCCGGCGCCGGCGCGGCGCGGATCGTAACGAGGAGGACCGACGTGACGCCCTCGACCAGGGGATACCGCCGAGTCACGGTGCTGTTCACCGGCGCGGCCGCTGCGAGCGCCCTGTTGCTCAGCGGCTGTGGCACCGGCCAGATCGCCGAGACCGCGATCAAGTCGACGTCGATCAACGGAGTCAACGTCGACTCACCCGACGGTGCGGTGTCGCTACGCGACCTGTCCGTGCCCTACCCGGGGGTCGAGGGCTACCCGGCCGGCAGCAGCGCCCCCGTCGAGGTCGCGATCTTCAACAACACCAACGACCCGGTCACCGTGACGGTCAGCGTCGCCGGGCCGGGCGACAGCGACCGGGAGACGGTCATCGGTGCCGCGTCGGTGGTGATCGGCGGATCCGACGCCGAGCCGTCGCCGCAGGCCACCGAGGGCGCGGAGCCGACCGGCCAGCCGACCGGCGACCCCGGCCGGGACGCCCGGATCTCGTTGCCGGCCAACGGCTGGGCCCTGTTCAGCACCGACGACACCGAGCCGCTGCGGGTAACCGGCCTGACCGACACGCTGACCGCCGGCCGCTCCGTCAACCTGGTCTTCGAGTTCGACAACGGCAACGAACCGCTGGTCGTGCCGGCCCCGGTCGACATGCCGCTCACCCCGGTGCCGCGCGCCCCGGCCGAGCACGACGAGGAAGAGCACTGAGCTCGCGGTCGATCCCCCGGGGTGCCGGCGGCAGCGCCGCCGGTACCACCCGTGGTGGTGCCGCGCCACGGGCCCGCGCGGCCCGTGAGCCCCGACCCGCGTACGAATGCGACGCCTGCGGACACCAGCCGCCCAAGTGGGTCGGCCGCTGCCCGGAGTGCGGCGAGTGGGGGTCGGTGATCGAGTCGGTCGTCAGCGGCCCGGTGGTCTCCGGCCGAGTGGTCAGCACCCGGATGCCCACCGAACCGGCCCGGCCGATCGCCACCATCAGCGCCGCGCCGGCCAAGGCCCGCCCGACCGGCGTCAGCGAACTCGACCGGGTCCTCGGCGGCGGGCTGGTGCCCGGCGCGGTGGTGCTGCTCGCCGGCGAGCCCGGGGTCGGCAAGTCCACCCTGCTGCTGGACGTCGCCCAGCAGTGGGCCGCCGGTGCCGGCAGCCCGTCGCTGGTGGTCAGCGGCGAGGAGTCGACCAGCCAGGTCCGGTTGCGGGCGGAACGGATCGGCGCCCTGCACGACAAGCTCTACCTGGCCGCCGAGAGCGACCTCGGGGTGGTCCTCGGTCACCTCGACGCGGTCAAGCCGGGGCTGCTGGTGCTCGACTCGGTGCAGACCATCTCGATGCCCGGCTCCGACGGCATCCCCGGCGGGGTCACCCAGGTCCGGGCCGTCACCGCCGCCCTGGTCGCCGCCGCCAAGGAACGCAACATCGCCACCGTGCTGGTCGGCCACGTCACCAAGGACGGCCAGGTCGCCGGCCCCCGGGTGCTGGAACACCTGGTCGACGTGGTGCTGCACTTCGAAGGCGACAAGCACTCGTCGCTGCGGATGGTACGCGGCATGAAGAACCGGTTCGGCGCCGCCGACGAGGTCGGCTGCTTCGAGATGCACGAGGGCGGCATCAGCAGCCTGGCCGACCCGTCCGGGCTGTTCCTCACCCGCTACAGCGAACCGGTGCCGGGCACCTGCGCGACCGTGGCGATGGAGGGCCGCCGGGCGCTGGTCACCGAGGTGCAGGCGCTGATCGGCGCCACCGTCGCCGGCTCGCCCCGGCGGACCGTCTCCGGGCTCGACGGTGCCCGACTGGCCATGGTGCTGGCGGTGCTGCAACGGCGTACCGAACGGCTCACCCTGCACGACCGGGAGGTCTTCGCGGCGACCGTCGGCGGCATCCGGGTGGTCGAACCCGCCGCCGACCTGGCGGTGGCGTTGGCGGTCGCGTCCGGCGGGGTCAACCTGGCCATCTCCCCGCAGCTGGTGGCGATCGGCGAGGTCGGGCTGACCGGCGAGGTCCGCCGGGTCGGCGCGGTCGCCCGCCGGCTGGCCGAAGCGGCCCGGCTCGGCTTCCGGTACGCCCTGGTGCCACCCGGTTCAGCCGCCGCCGGCAGTGACCCGCTACCGGCGAACATGCACGTCACCGAGGTCGGCGACGTACGCGCCGCGCTGCAGGCCGCAGCCCGTGCCTCCGCCGACTGACCACCGGCGTCACCGGGGCAACAGTAACCACGGCAGCACCCACCGCATGCCGGTCCGTAGACTGGTGCCGTGGCGATCGACCGCGATGCGAACAAGACTGCCGGCGCTGGCACGCCCGGCCGGGTCGGTGCCGTCGGCTCCCCGGCCCGCCCGATCAGCGCCGGCACGTCCGCGTTGACCACCCCGGCAGCCACCGGCGACCCGCTGCGGGCCAATCTGGCCCTGATGGCGCCGGGTACCGCGCTGCGCGACGGGCTGGAACGGATCCTG harbors:
- the radA gene encoding DNA repair protein RadA — its product is MPRGAGGSAAGTTRGGAAPRARAAREPRPAYECDACGHQPPKWVGRCPECGEWGSVIESVVSGPVVSGRVVSTRMPTEPARPIATISAAPAKARPTGVSELDRVLGGGLVPGAVVLLAGEPGVGKSTLLLDVAQQWAAGAGSPSLVVSGEESTSQVRLRAERIGALHDKLYLAAESDLGVVLGHLDAVKPGLLVLDSVQTISMPGSDGIPGGVTQVRAVTAALVAAAKERNIATVLVGHVTKDGQVAGPRVLEHLVDVVLHFEGDKHSSLRMVRGMKNRFGAADEVGCFEMHEGGISSLADPSGLFLTRYSEPVPGTCATVAMEGRRALVTEVQALIGATVAGSPRRTVSGLDGARLAMVLAVLQRRTERLTLHDREVFAATVGGIRVVEPAADLAVALAVASGGVNLAISPQLVAIGEVGLTGEVRRVGAVARRLAEAARLGFRYALVPPGSAAAGSDPLPANMHVTEVGDVRAALQAAARASAD